In a genomic window of Desulfosporosinus sp. Sb-LF:
- a CDS encoding SLC13 family permease gives MAVQEIDNKPITNQQVKETIKLSLILKWSSTLIIPILLYFLTPSLSYSIRIFLATTLWAILTWAFELVPPVIVAIVLPVLYILSGITLPAAAFSGFASTTIWVTLGGLIMATAVIQTGLAKRIAYRSLALTGTNLIGIIIGLVIAGFILTPLIPVINAKVALLAAAVVGILQALEIKPGSKAGTAISMASFLAVSAPTIGLLTGGGDITLAGSLISKGIGVTISWGQWASNMLIPALIWSIISVFTVLIIRPEKLTVDKNLLVARYRELGPMSKKEKLLVVYLLVVLVLLATDKFHKIDSAWILTIASALLFFPGLNILKKEDISKVNFVLLFFIAGTMIIGTVASSTGTTGLIIKSITPLFAGKSSVFVIVATYIFAIVAHMMTTTIAAVSAFVPPIVELYKHLGLNPLVGGYTMVLGINPFLFPYQLAPFMIIYAYGYINFKDAFKINLFRYLVGIVFMVVIVIPFWKLIGLL, from the coding sequence GTGGCTGTACAAGAAATTGATAACAAGCCCATTACTAACCAACAGGTTAAAGAGACAATTAAGTTAAGTTTAATACTAAAATGGTCCTCAACCCTAATTATTCCGATCCTATTATATTTTCTTACACCTTCTTTAAGTTATAGTATTCGAATTTTCCTGGCAACTACCTTATGGGCTATTCTAACGTGGGCCTTTGAACTTGTTCCTCCGGTGATAGTGGCCATTGTCCTTCCAGTCCTTTATATCTTATCGGGAATTACGCTTCCCGCTGCAGCCTTTTCTGGTTTTGCATCAACCACAATTTGGGTTACTCTTGGTGGCTTGATTATGGCAACAGCGGTGATCCAAACCGGATTAGCCAAGCGAATAGCGTATCGCTCACTGGCCTTAACCGGAACGAATCTAATTGGAATTATCATTGGTCTTGTCATTGCTGGTTTTATCTTAACTCCGTTGATTCCTGTCATTAACGCCAAAGTTGCTCTTCTTGCTGCTGCAGTTGTCGGCATACTTCAAGCCTTAGAGATTAAACCCGGCTCTAAAGCCGGAACAGCTATATCTATGGCAAGTTTTTTGGCGGTATCCGCTCCTACGATTGGTCTCCTAACGGGTGGTGGAGATATTACCTTGGCGGGAAGTCTGATCTCGAAAGGAATAGGAGTAACCATTTCTTGGGGACAATGGGCAAGTAATATGTTGATTCCTGCACTAATATGGTCAATTATTTCGGTATTTACCGTCTTGATCATTCGTCCTGAAAAACTAACCGTCGATAAAAATCTTTTAGTTGCTCGCTATCGTGAGTTAGGTCCTATGTCGAAAAAAGAAAAACTTTTGGTAGTTTACCTTCTCGTTGTCCTGGTTTTATTAGCAACTGATAAGTTCCATAAAATTGATTCGGCCTGGATTTTAACCATTGCTTCCGCGCTCCTCTTTTTCCCAGGGCTCAATATCCTTAAAAAGGAGGATATCAGCAAAGTTAACTTTGTCCTGCTTTTCTTCATTGCAGGCACCATGATCATTGGAACTGTGGCCAGCAGTACCGGAACGACAGGGCTCATCATTAAATCAATTACACCTCTCTTCGCAGGGAAGTCCTCCGTATTCGTTATTGTCGCAACTTATATCTTTGCAATTGTTGCTCATATGATGACAACGACGATAGCAGCTGTAAGCGCTTTCGTGCCTCCTATCGTAGAACTCTATAAACACCTTGGTCTTAACCCCTTAGTCGGTGGCTATACAATGGTTTTGGGTATCAATCCATTTTTATTCCCTTATCAGCTCGCACCTTTTATGATTATTTACGCCTATGGTTATATCAATTTTAAAGATGCCTTTAAAATCAATCTCTTTCGCTATTTAGTAGGAATAGTTTTCATGGTGGTTATTGTAATTCCCTTTTGGAAGCTTATCGGTTTATTATAA
- a CDS encoding aryl-sulfate sulfotransferase, protein MGQPFIHPTGVTVYNPEKCFNGYTVLNAPGLGCVIIDMNGNVVRTFKDLMGFPNKLLPGGYVMGSRGRRNGKFGYQDQIDLIQVDWEGKVVWEFNKKEHIEDEGEEPRWMARQHHDYQREGNTVGYYVPGMECKTDGGNTLILCHENCYSKRISDKQLLDDVIIEVDWEGNIVWEWHAVDHFNEYGFSAVAKLALYKNPNMHEAGGGMGDWMHINSMSVLGPNKWYNKGDERFHPDNIIWDARESNIIAIISKVTGKVVWKMGPDFDDDPKLRKIGQIIGQHHVHMIPQGLPGAGNILIFDNGGWSGYGAPSNISKDGTKVNIADRSRVLELNPVTMNVVWQITASELMGYGSPVINDYRFYSPLTSAAQRLPNGNTFITEGVGGRFFEVTRMKDVVWEFVSPFTENPAVIYYRAYRYPYSYIPQLPEPKETAIPMLDIRKFRVPGAADCEVKDVVGVEGTIGYPKVHQACVAAGDQDLSLKDDDEDDDGFTKF, encoded by the coding sequence ATGGGTCAACCTTTTATTCATCCTACCGGTGTTACAGTTTATAATCCAGAGAAATGTTTTAACGGTTATACTGTTTTGAATGCACCAGGTTTAGGCTGCGTCATTATTGACATGAATGGAAATGTTGTTCGTACGTTTAAAGACCTAATGGGTTTCCCGAATAAATTGCTTCCTGGTGGTTATGTCATGGGGAGTCGTGGCAGAAGAAACGGCAAATTCGGCTATCAAGACCAAATCGACCTAATTCAAGTCGATTGGGAAGGTAAAGTGGTTTGGGAATTTAATAAAAAAGAACATATTGAAGATGAAGGCGAAGAGCCGCGTTGGATGGCTCGTCAGCACCATGACTATCAAAGAGAAGGCAACACTGTAGGTTACTATGTACCTGGAATGGAGTGTAAGACCGATGGTGGTAACACTTTAATCCTTTGCCATGAGAACTGTTATAGCAAACGAATCTCCGACAAACAACTTTTAGATGATGTTATCATCGAAGTGGACTGGGAAGGAAATATTGTTTGGGAATGGCATGCTGTCGACCATTTTAATGAATATGGCTTCAGCGCTGTCGCTAAATTAGCCCTCTATAAAAATCCGAACATGCATGAAGCAGGTGGCGGAATGGGCGACTGGATGCACATTAACTCCATGAGCGTTCTCGGTCCGAACAAATGGTACAATAAAGGTGACGAACGCTTCCATCCAGATAATATTATTTGGGATGCTCGCGAATCTAATATTATTGCGATCATTTCTAAAGTAACAGGTAAAGTCGTTTGGAAAATGGGGCCTGATTTTGACGATGACCCGAAGCTTCGGAAAATCGGACAAATTATTGGACAACATCATGTTCATATGATTCCTCAAGGACTTCCCGGAGCAGGAAACATCCTTATCTTTGATAATGGTGGTTGGTCTGGTTATGGCGCACCCAGCAATATTTCTAAAGATGGGACAAAAGTCAACATTGCTGACCGTTCCCGTGTTCTTGAATTAAACCCTGTCACTATGAACGTGGTTTGGCAGATTACAGCAAGTGAACTCATGGGTTACGGTTCACCAGTCATTAACGATTATCGTTTCTATAGTCCACTAACCAGTGCTGCTCAACGTCTCCCTAATGGAAATACCTTTATTACTGAAGGGGTAGGCGGTCGTTTCTTCGAGGTGACTCGGATGAAAGATGTCGTGTGGGAATTCGTTTCGCCCTTTACGGAAAATCCTGCAGTGATTTACTATCGGGCTTATCGTTACCCTTACAGCTATATACCACAACTTCCTGAACCCAAAGAAACGGCTATCCCGATGCTTGATATTCGTAAATTCCGTGTTCCCGGAGCAGCCGATTGCGAAGTTAAAGATGTTGTCGGTGTAGAAGGCACTATTGGATATCCCAAGGTTCATCAAGCCTGCGTTGCCGCAGGGGATCAGGACCTCTCCTTAAAAGATGACGATGAGGATGATGACGGTTTTACTAAATTTTAA
- a CDS encoding thioredoxin family protein yields the protein MPLEKLDANQFEKAIYSDEEQCLVIFSRKTCHVCQGVVPILEDIQQQYKGKFGFYYVDVEDDKDLFQRFSLKGVPQILFFKEGEYQGKLAGATDEDKVMDKIAEVFES from the coding sequence ATGCCCTTGGAAAAATTAGATGCGAACCAATTCGAGAAGGCTATCTATAGTGACGAAGAACAATGTCTAGTTATATTCTCAAGAAAGACCTGTCACGTTTGTCAGGGGGTTGTCCCCATTTTAGAAGATATACAACAACAGTATAAGGGTAAGTTTGGTTTTTATTATGTCGATGTGGAAGACGATAAAGATTTGTTCCAAAGATTCTCCTTAAAAGGAGTACCTCAGATTCTTTTCTTTAAGGAAGGGGAATATCAAGGGAAACTAGCGGGTGCTACTGACGAAGATAAAGTCATGGATAAGATTGCAGAAGTCTTTGAATCGTAA
- the trxB gene encoding thioredoxin-disulfide reductase: protein MEDKINLYDLIIIGGGPAGLSSAIYGARAKLKTLVINKGTIGGLVNTTREIVNYPGYPEISGSDLMLDFKKHAESFGVEFLREEVVKTDFSQESKVITTKKGKEFSANAVIIACGSEPRLLNIPGEKRLQGSGVAYCATCDAEFFEGEEVVVVGSGDQAIEEGMYITKFARKVTVIVLHDEGVLDCNKVSSERAFQNEKIEFIWNSTIEEVLGDENVEGIKIKNLKTGGFTELACQGIFFFVGMVPSTNFLKDSSIEMDKRGYIPVNEIMETNIEGVYAVGDNRIKYLRQVVSAAGDGAVAAVAAERYIEELKAFNTNILQSDKQVLLLFFNALNNESLEFSTLLEEANQELGERYKVVKVDMATKKNLAKKYEVNSVPAILVLDKGEKLKKLCYTVDKEDLKSQL from the coding sequence ATGGAAGACAAGATCAATTTGTATGATCTAATTATTATTGGTGGCGGGCCGGCAGGACTTTCTTCAGCAATCTACGGGGCTAGAGCCAAGCTGAAAACTCTCGTGATCAATAAAGGAACTATTGGCGGCTTAGTCAATACAACGAGAGAGATTGTCAATTATCCTGGATATCCGGAAATCAGTGGTTCTGATCTTATGCTGGATTTTAAAAAACACGCAGAATCGTTTGGCGTCGAGTTTTTACGGGAAGAGGTTGTCAAAACGGATTTTTCCCAGGAAAGCAAAGTCATTACCACGAAAAAGGGCAAAGAATTTTCGGCCAATGCGGTCATTATCGCCTGTGGCAGTGAGCCCAGACTGTTGAACATTCCAGGAGAAAAGCGGCTCCAAGGCAGTGGTGTTGCGTATTGTGCGACCTGCGACGCCGAGTTCTTTGAAGGAGAAGAGGTTGTTGTCGTCGGCAGCGGGGACCAAGCGATTGAAGAAGGGATGTACATTACCAAGTTCGCGCGTAAAGTCACCGTGATTGTGCTCCATGACGAAGGAGTCCTCGATTGCAATAAAGTCAGTTCTGAAAGAGCCTTTCAAAATGAAAAAATAGAGTTTATATGGAACTCCACGATTGAAGAGGTTTTGGGCGATGAAAATGTCGAAGGGATCAAAATCAAGAACTTAAAAACAGGAGGTTTTACTGAACTTGCTTGTCAGGGAATCTTCTTTTTTGTAGGAATGGTTCCTTCAACTAATTTTCTCAAGGACAGCAGCATCGAGATGGATAAAAGAGGGTATATTCCTGTTAATGAGATCATGGAAACGAATATCGAAGGGGTATATGCCGTTGGAGATAACCGCATTAAATATCTTCGACAAGTGGTTTCGGCTGCTGGAGACGGTGCCGTCGCAGCGGTTGCTGCTGAACGCTATATTGAAGAATTAAAGGCATTTAATACAAACATTCTTCAAAGTGATAAGCAAGTCTTACTCCTTTTCTTCAATGCCTTAAATAATGAAAGCTTGGAATTCAGCACTTTATTAGAAGAAGCAAACCAGGAATTAGGGGAACGCTACAAAGTCGTGAAGGTTGATATGGCGACCAAAAAAAATCTGGCGAAGAAATATGAGGTTAATAGTGTGCCTGCCATTTTAGTCTTAGATAAAGGTGAAAAGCTTAAAAAGCTATGTTATACTGTGGATAAAGAGGATCTTAAGTCTCAATTGTAA
- a CDS encoding Crp/Fnr family transcriptional regulator, which yields MDTPIISYTWSPWLNQIQSPWEKVLHLGVKRQFKKNSVVLGNAQRVNDLYYLYKGKIKVVSTTSLGREKPIWYISSGNIFGEVPFLDGDLCYNIFTCQEDCIVFTFSREVFSGKIIPQYPEVIKSVFGSMALKMRNLSAQINDVCLNSPKMRVYKMLYFLNPSNNGVLEVSQKELGDLLGIHRVTLNQILNDLKDKGIIEPQKCKKRFNVLDIEKLLDQIKLEEQEGE from the coding sequence ATGGATACTCCCATAATATCTTACACATGGTCTCCTTGGCTAAATCAAATTCAATCACCCTGGGAAAAGGTCCTACATCTGGGGGTTAAAAGACAATTTAAGAAGAATAGTGTTGTTTTAGGGAATGCACAGAGAGTCAATGACCTATATTATTTATACAAAGGAAAAATTAAGGTTGTCAGTACAACTTCTCTGGGTCGAGAAAAGCCTATTTGGTATATTTCCAGTGGAAATATTTTTGGAGAAGTACCTTTTTTAGATGGAGACTTATGTTATAACATTTTTACTTGTCAAGAAGATTGTATTGTTTTTACATTTAGCAGAGAAGTATTTTCAGGAAAGATAATTCCGCAGTATCCAGAAGTAATAAAAAGTGTTTTTGGTAGCATGGCTTTAAAGATGCGGAATCTATCCGCTCAGATTAATGACGTATGTCTAAATAGCCCTAAAATGCGTGTTTATAAAATGCTATATTTTTTAAACCCTAGTAATAATGGCGTATTAGAGGTTTCGCAGAAGGAGTTAGGAGATCTGCTTGGAATACATCGTGTAACATTGAACCAAATATTAAATGATCTTAAAGATAAAGGCATTATCGAACCTCAGAAGTGTAAAAAAAGATTTAACGTTTTAGACATTGAGAAACTATTAGATCAAATTAAACTTGAAGAACAAGAAGGGGAATAA
- a CDS encoding ArsR family transcriptional regulator — MNEGIFKAMSDSTRRKIIELLKEGPKCRLQIALHFGLYVLILNL, encoded by the coding sequence ATGAATGAGGGCATCTTTAAGGCCATGTCCGACTCAACACGCAGAAAGATCATCGAACTATTGAAGGAAGGACCAAAGTGCAGGCTTCAAATTGCCTTGCACTTTGGCTTGTATGTTTTAATTTTGAACCTCTGA
- a CDS encoding PIN domain-containing protein, translating to MSFQGSCDASITASSVTDIYYFLKRDYRDSDRAKEMLINFFNIFEVIDVTKSDCEKALGLPMDDYEDALIATCAERRRIELIITRNLKDFANHQLKQFPLMTSLLIIFNMGKISQNNNSSKKRNLEREYN from the coding sequence TTGAGTTTTCAAGGTTCATGTGATGCATCCATTACTGCAAGCTCCGTAACAGATATTTACTATTTTCTTAAAAGAGATTATCGGGATAGTGATCGAGCCAAGGAAATGCTTATTAATTTTTTCAACATATTTGAGGTTATTGACGTTACAAAAAGTGATTGTGAAAAAGCGCTCGGTCTGCCGATGGATGATTATGAAGATGCCTTAATAGCAACTTGTGCCGAGCGCAGGAGAATTGAGTTAATAATTACTCGCAATCTGAAAGACTTTGCTAATCACCAGTTAAAGCAATTTCCCCTGATGACTTCCTTACTCATTATTTTTAATATGGGGAAAATATCACAGAACAACAACAGTTCAAAGAAGAGAAACTTAGAGCGAGAGTATAATTAA